A genomic window from Litoreibacter janthinus includes:
- a CDS encoding type III PLP-dependent enzyme, which produces MTMTVQFSDAQASAQPVVRNRLDAFVASREFDRPTLVVDTALVAQQYRALKAGLGRADIHYAVKANPERKVIETLVNLGSHFDAASRGEIELCLGLGADPADISFGNTIKRASDIAFAYAAGITLFAADADEELEKIAEHAPGAQVYIRLIVEVSQADWPLSRKFGCDRDTALRLLDYAKELGLDPVGFSFHVGSQTRKADMWAPTLDALALIWHAARDAGHDLSLLNIGGGFPAFYGEAIEAPTAYAAAVMAQVTARFGKVARIMAEPGRGMVAEAGVIVAEVMLVSRKSERDMHRWVYLDIGRFSGLAETEGEAIRYQFETARDGDECGPCVMAGPSCDSADVLYEKRPMQLPLTLKAGDRVLIRNTGAYTSAYSSIGFNGFPPLAVVTI; this is translated from the coding sequence ATGACCATGACTGTACAATTCTCGGACGCTCAGGCGTCCGCTCAACCTGTTGTCCGAAACCGTCTGGATGCCTTTGTTGCTTCGCGCGAATTTGACCGCCCCACACTTGTGGTCGACACTGCATTGGTTGCACAGCAATACCGCGCATTGAAAGCTGGCCTTGGCCGCGCCGACATCCACTACGCCGTCAAAGCCAACCCAGAGCGCAAGGTTATCGAGACACTTGTGAACCTCGGCTCGCATTTCGACGCGGCATCCCGTGGCGAGATTGAACTCTGCCTTGGTCTTGGCGCTGACCCTGCTGACATCTCCTTCGGCAACACCATCAAACGCGCGTCCGACATCGCTTTTGCTTATGCTGCTGGCATCACACTCTTCGCAGCCGACGCTGACGAAGAGCTGGAGAAAATCGCCGAGCATGCCCCCGGCGCGCAGGTCTATATCCGCTTGATCGTCGAAGTATCGCAAGCTGACTGGCCGCTGTCGCGCAAGTTCGGTTGCGACCGCGACACAGCCCTGCGCCTGCTGGACTACGCCAAAGAATTGGGTCTGGACCCTGTCGGCTTCTCGTTCCACGTCGGCTCCCAAACCCGCAAGGCGGACATGTGGGCGCCGACTTTGGACGCGCTGGCGCTGATCTGGCACGCTGCCCGTGACGCGGGACACGATCTAAGCCTGCTGAACATCGGCGGCGGTTTCCCTGCGTTCTATGGCGAAGCCATTGAGGCCCCGACGGCATACGCTGCTGCCGTTATGGCGCAAGTGACCGCGCGTTTCGGCAAGGTCGCCCGCATCATGGCAGAGCCAGGCCGCGGCATGGTCGCCGAGGCTGGCGTTATCGTGGCAGAAGTTATGCTGGTGTCGCGTAAATCCGAGCGTGACATGCACCGTTGGGTCTATCTCGACATTGGCCGTTTCTCGGGTTTGGCCGAAACTGAGGGCGAAGCGATCCGCTACCAGTTCGAGACTGCGCGTGACGGCGACGAATGTGGCCCTTGTGTTATGGCCGGGCCAAGCTGCGATAGTGCGGACGTTCTGTATGAGAAGCGCCCGATGCAATTGCCACTGACCCTAAAGGCAGGTGACCGTGTGTTGATCCGCAACACAGGCGCTTACACATCTGCCTATTCCTCTATTGGTTTCAATGGGTTCCCGCCCCTCGCGGTCGTTACCATCTGA
- a CDS encoding MATE family efflux transporter, whose product MPSTKKRDLTEGPVWVALTAMSAPMSFGIFAVIAVGLADAYFLGKVSATALAAVGFIYPVITAITSLSIGLSAGANATLSQAVGRADTDDDVRRLGLHAIGLGLVLSVIMALLLWPSYRFVFSAMGASEDVLGEVAQYIPVWALSFPFLVVMMVTNAVFRAHGDGATSAAIMVLAAFFGIALNPVLIFGWGPLPELGTLGAALSTLIGRVVAMAAALWIAWRRGMLGVCGHALDGLLASVRQVLNVGIPAAFSNAINPAGMALVTAAVATVGESAVAGFGAASRVQSFALVPLMALSSGIGPVVGQNWGAEKRDRAQTATQQAFTFCLIYGLALAAVLIVFADTLAGWVGSGGEDVAYAASYLRIVGVSMFGYGIVVVANAAMNARDKALWSLSLSLGRIFVIYLPLAWLGVLVMGYTGILIAAVAANLLGAWGGLVTTRATDLVRIDVLGIKTPLRKQEA is encoded by the coding sequence TTGCCCAGCACCAAAAAACGCGACCTGACCGAAGGCCCTGTCTGGGTTGCGCTGACGGCCATGTCTGCCCCCATGTCCTTCGGGATTTTCGCTGTAATCGCCGTTGGACTGGCAGACGCCTACTTCCTTGGTAAAGTCAGCGCTACGGCTCTTGCGGCGGTCGGATTTATCTATCCGGTGATCACCGCCATCACCTCCCTCTCAATTGGGTTGAGCGCCGGTGCGAATGCAACCCTGTCTCAGGCCGTCGGGCGAGCGGATACCGACGACGACGTGCGCCGATTAGGGCTGCACGCCATCGGGCTGGGATTGGTGCTCTCTGTGATCATGGCGCTGCTTCTTTGGCCTAGCTACCGTTTTGTGTTCAGCGCGATGGGCGCAAGCGAGGACGTCTTGGGCGAAGTCGCGCAGTATATCCCCGTCTGGGCCCTATCTTTCCCCTTCCTTGTCGTCATGATGGTCACCAACGCGGTGTTCCGTGCGCATGGGGACGGTGCTACCTCTGCCGCAATCATGGTGCTCGCGGCCTTCTTCGGGATCGCCCTCAATCCGGTGTTGATCTTTGGCTGGGGCCCCCTGCCCGAGCTTGGGACGTTGGGTGCCGCACTCTCCACCTTGATCGGACGCGTCGTGGCAATGGCCGCGGCCTTATGGATCGCGTGGCGTCGTGGCATGTTGGGTGTGTGCGGTCATGCTCTTGACGGGCTGTTGGCATCCGTCAGGCAGGTTTTGAATGTTGGCATCCCCGCCGCATTCTCGAATGCCATCAACCCTGCCGGCATGGCCTTGGTTACCGCAGCAGTCGCCACAGTCGGCGAGAGCGCAGTGGCGGGGTTTGGCGCGGCGTCGCGGGTACAGTCCTTTGCACTTGTGCCGCTGATGGCCCTATCCTCCGGCATTGGGCCTGTGGTCGGCCAAAACTGGGGGGCCGAGAAACGCGACCGTGCGCAGACCGCGACGCAGCAAGCTTTCACCTTTTGCCTGATCTACGGGCTGGCCCTTGCAGCTGTCCTGATCGTGTTTGCGGACACATTGGCGGGCTGGGTCGGCTCGGGTGGGGAGGACGTGGCCTACGCCGCGTCCTACCTGCGCATCGTAGGCGTGTCGATGTTCGGCTATGGGATCGTCGTGGTCGCCAATGCCGCGATGAATGCGCGCGACAAGGCGCTGTGGTCGCTGTCGCTGTCATTGGGCCGCATTTTCGTGATCTACCTGCCGCTCGCATGGCTTGGTGTTTTGGTGATGGGCTACACGGGCATCCTGATTGCCGCCGTCGCGGCAAACCTGCTTGGCGCGTGGGGTGGCCTCGTGACCACCCGTGCGACCGATCTGGTGCGCATCGACGTTCTCGGTATCAAGACGCCGTTGCGCAAGCAGGAGGCCTAG
- the yghU gene encoding glutathione-dependent disulfide-bond oxidoreductase — protein MAEEYTPPKVWTWEGESGGTFASINRPISGPTHDKDLPVGKHPLQLYSLATPNGQKVTIMLEELLALGHTGAEYDAWLIKIGDGDQFSSGFVDVNPNSKIPAMFDTTTLTRVFESGSILFYLAEKFGEFLPTDHAKRAECMNWLFWLQGSAPYMGGGFGHFYAYAPTKQEYPINRFAMEVKRQLDVLDKHLEDNEYLAGEDYTIADMVTWPWYGRMVTGGGYDAGEFLSVHEYEHVIRWEKQIAKRPAVQRGVMVNRTSGPLEGQLHERHDASDFDTKTQDKLEG, from the coding sequence ATGGCTGAAGAGTATACTCCACCTAAAGTTTGGACATGGGAGGGCGAATCCGGCGGCACCTTTGCGTCGATCAACCGCCCGATCTCTGGGCCGACCCATGACAAGGATCTGCCGGTCGGCAAACATCCTTTGCAGCTTTACAGCCTCGCAACCCCGAACGGGCAGAAGGTGACGATCATGCTGGAGGAGCTTTTGGCCCTCGGGCATACGGGCGCGGAGTATGACGCGTGGCTGATCAAGATTGGCGACGGCGACCAGTTCTCCAGCGGCTTCGTGGATGTGAACCCGAACTCCAAAATCCCCGCCATGTTTGACACGACGACCCTCACGCGCGTGTTCGAGAGCGGCTCGATCCTGTTCTATCTGGCCGAAAAATTCGGAGAGTTCCTGCCAACGGATCACGCGAAACGAGCCGAATGCATGAATTGGCTGTTCTGGTTGCAAGGATCCGCTCCGTACATGGGCGGGGGCTTTGGCCATTTTTACGCCTATGCGCCGACCAAGCAGGAATACCCGATCAACCGTTTTGCAATGGAAGTGAAACGCCAGTTGGATGTGCTCGACAAGCATTTGGAAGACAACGAGTATCTGGCGGGCGAAGACTACACGATAGCGGATATGGTTACTTGGCCGTGGTATGGTCGAATGGTGACGGGTGGAGGTTATGACGCGGGCGAGTTCCTGAGCGTGCATGAATATGAACATGTCATTCGCTGGGAAAAGCAGATCGCGAAACGACCTGCGGTGCAACGCGGGGTCATGGTCAATCGCACCTCTGGCCCGTTGGAAGGGCAGCTACACGAGCGCCACGACGCCTCCGACTTCGACACCAAGACGCAAGACAAGCTGGAAGGCTAG
- a CDS encoding NAD(P)(+) transhydrogenase (Re/Si-specific) subunit beta, whose translation MEFGFTTAAYVVAAVLFILSLGGLSGQESAKRAVWYGIAGMALAVAATLIGPGSGFWLLSLLLIAGGGAIGYQLATKVQMTQMPELVAAMHSLVGLAAVFVGLIAHIQIGNVATADPETFGTFAKLIAKKSGVEISILRVELFLGIFIGAVTFTGSVIAYGKLAGKVDSAAKKLPGGHMLNAGAAALSLICLVWYFNTGGFFPLFLMTLAALFIGYHLIMGIGGADMPVVVSMLNSYSGWAAAAIGFSLGNDLLIVVGALVGSSGAILSYIMCKAMNRSFVSVILGGFGGAAGPQMAVEGEQIAIDADGVATALNEADSVIIIPGYGMAVAQAQSSVAELVRKLRAKGKNVRFAIHPVAGRLPGHMNVLLAEAKVPYDIVMEMDEINDDFPDTDVAIVIGSNDIVNPAAQDDPNSPIAGMPVLECWKAKQVFVSKRGQGTGYSGIENPLFFKDNTRMFYGDAKASLDSLLPKID comes from the coding sequence ATGGAATTCGGATTTACCACCGCGGCTTACGTTGTCGCAGCAGTTCTTTTCATTCTGTCTTTGGGCGGGCTGTCTGGACAAGAAAGTGCTAAACGCGCTGTTTGGTATGGCATCGCAGGTATGGCTTTGGCCGTGGCTGCGACGCTGATCGGGCCAGGCTCCGGCTTCTGGCTGTTGTCGTTGCTTCTGATCGCGGGTGGCGGGGCCATTGGCTACCAACTGGCGACCAAGGTTCAGATGACCCAAATGCCAGAGCTTGTTGCCGCGATGCACTCGCTGGTCGGTTTGGCTGCGGTTTTTGTTGGCCTTATTGCCCATATCCAGATCGGCAATGTGGCGACTGCCGACCCAGAAACATTCGGCACCTTTGCCAAGCTCATTGCCAAGAAATCGGGCGTCGAGATTTCGATCCTGCGGGTCGAGCTGTTCTTGGGCATCTTCATCGGTGCCGTGACCTTCACCGGCTCCGTCATTGCCTATGGAAAACTGGCCGGCAAAGTGGACTCGGCGGCGAAGAAATTGCCGGGTGGCCATATGCTGAACGCGGGCGCTGCGGCGCTGTCGCTGATCTGTCTGGTTTGGTACTTCAACACAGGCGGCTTCTTCCCGCTGTTCTTGATGACTTTGGCGGCGCTGTTCATCGGCTACCACCTGATCATGGGCATCGGCGGTGCGGATATGCCTGTCGTTGTGTCGATGCTGAACAGCTATTCGGGCTGGGCGGCTGCGGCGATCGGCTTCTCGCTTGGCAATGATCTGTTGATCGTGGTCGGCGCGTTGGTCGGCTCGTCGGGTGCGATCCTGTCCTACATCATGTGTAAGGCAATGAACCGCTCCTTCGTGTCGGTCATTCTGGGCGGCTTCGGCGGCGCGGCTGGCCCGCAGATGGCGGTCGAGGGCGAGCAGATTGCGATTGATGCGGACGGTGTTGCCACTGCTTTGAACGAAGCTGACAGCGTCATCATCATTCCGGGTTACGGCATGGCCGTGGCGCAGGCGCAGTCTTCGGTGGCTGAACTGGTCCGCAAGTTGCGTGCCAAAGGCAAGAACGTGCGGTTCGCCATTCACCCGGTTGCGGGGCGATTGCCGGGCCACATGAACGTGCTGCTGGCGGAAGCCAAGGTGCCTTATGACATCGTTATGGAGATGGACGAGATCAATGACGACTTCCCTGATACGGACGTGGCCATCGTGATCGGTTCCAATGACATCGTGAACCCTGCGGCGCAGGACGATCCAAACTCGCCGATCGCCGGTATGCCGGTGCTGGAATGCTGGAAGGCGAAGCAAGTCTTCGTATCCAAGCGGGGACAGGGCACGGGCTATTCGGGCATCGAGAACCCGCTGTTCTTCAAAGACAACACACGCATGTTTTACGGGGATGCGAAGGCGTCTCTGGACAGCCTGCTGCCCAAAATTGATTGA
- a CDS encoding Re/Si-specific NAD(P)(+) transhydrogenase subunit alpha, with product MKIGAPKETYEGEARVAMTPESALQIQKLGHECVIETGAGEKAGFSDKAYKDAGVEVVKTAAALWKAADVVVKVRQPNAAESKKLRDGQTLISFFNPAANEDGMEAAKKAGARVIAMEMVPRISRAQKMDALSSMANIAGYRAVIEAGNNFGRFFTGQVTAAGKVPPAKVLVVGAGVAGLAAIGTATSLGAITYAFDVRPEVAEQVESMGAEFVFLDFEEEQADGSASGGYASVSSPEFREAQLAKFRELAPEIDIVITTALIPNREAPELWTEDMVAAMKPGSVIVDLAAEKGGNCKLTVMDEKIVTDNGVTIIGYTDFPSRMGAQASTLYSNNIRHMLFDLTPEKDGVINHNMEDDVIRGATVTFDKEITFPPPPPKVAAIAAAPKKPKVPELTHEEKAAKEVAEFKQQTKTQVTLLAIGAALLLGVGLVAPASFMQHFIVFVLAVFVGFQVIWGVAHSLHTPLMAVTNAISSIIILGALMQIGSGSFLVILLAALAVFMTGINIFGGFLVTRRMLAMFQKS from the coding sequence ATGAAAATCGGGGCACCGAAAGAAACTTACGAGGGCGAGGCACGTGTGGCCATGACGCCTGAGTCTGCGCTTCAAATTCAGAAACTCGGCCATGAATGCGTGATCGAGACTGGCGCGGGCGAAAAGGCAGGCTTTTCTGACAAGGCTTACAAAGACGCTGGCGTTGAGGTCGTAAAGACCGCCGCTGCATTGTGGAAGGCGGCCGACGTTGTCGTCAAAGTGCGCCAACCCAACGCTGCCGAGAGCAAGAAGCTGCGTGACGGGCAAACCCTGATCTCTTTCTTCAACCCTGCCGCCAACGAGGATGGCATGGAAGCTGCGAAGAAAGCGGGCGCCCGTGTCATTGCGATGGAAATGGTGCCACGTATTTCACGCGCACAGAAAATGGACGCGCTGTCGTCCATGGCAAATATCGCGGGCTACCGCGCGGTGATCGAGGCCGGTAACAATTTTGGCCGCTTCTTTACGGGGCAGGTGACTGCCGCTGGTAAAGTGCCACCCGCCAAGGTTCTGGTTGTGGGCGCCGGTGTGGCTGGTTTGGCCGCGATCGGCACCGCGACATCGCTGGGTGCCATCACTTATGCCTTCGACGTGCGCCCTGAAGTGGCGGAGCAGGTTGAATCGATGGGCGCAGAGTTCGTGTTCCTCGACTTTGAAGAAGAGCAGGCCGACGGCTCCGCGTCGGGCGGTTACGCCTCGGTGTCTTCGCCGGAGTTCCGCGAAGCGCAGCTCGCCAAGTTCCGCGAACTGGCCCCAGAGATCGACATCGTGATCACAACCGCGCTGATCCCGAACCGCGAAGCACCAGAGCTGTGGACCGAAGACATGGTCGCAGCAATGAAGCCCGGCTCGGTCATCGTGGACCTTGCCGCTGAAAAGGGCGGTAACTGCAAGCTGACCGTCATGGACGAGAAGATCGTCACCGACAACGGCGTGACTATCATCGGCTATACCGACTTCCCATCGCGGATGGGCGCGCAGGCGTCTACGCTTTATTCAAACAATATCAGACACATGCTGTTCGACCTCACACCGGAAAAAGACGGTGTGATCAATCACAACATGGAAGACGACGTTATCCGTGGCGCCACCGTGACTTTTGACAAAGAGATCACATTCCCGCCACCACCACCTAAAGTGGCAGCAATTGCAGCGGCACCCAAGAAGCCGAAAGTTCCAGAGCTGACGCATGAAGAGAAGGCCGCCAAAGAGGTTGCCGAATTCAAGCAACAGACCAAAACACAGGTCACGTTGCTCGCGATTGGCGCCGCGTTGTTGCTGGGTGTGGGCCTCGTGGCTCCGGCCAGCTTCATGCAGCACTTCATTGTGTTTGTGCTGGCGGTCTTCGTTGGCTTCCAAGTGATCTGGGGCGTGGCGCATTCGCTGCACACCCCGTTGATGGCTGTGACCAACGCAATCTCGTCGATCATCATTCTGGGCGCTTTGATGCAGATCGGATCAGGGTCGTTCCTTGTGATCTTGCTGGCCGCGCTGGCGGTCTTCATGACCGGCATCAACATATTCGGCGGCTTCCTTGTGACACGGCGCATGCTCGCCATGTTCCAGAAATCGTAA
- a CDS encoding SDR family NAD(P)-dependent oxidoreductase: MELSGKHALVTGGGTGIGLAIAQALASAGAQVTISGRRIDVLQQVTADGLHPLVMDVTEPQQVFEGVEAAVAARGPIQICVPNAGIAEGRSITKMDLAFWRRTMATNLDGAMLTIQACLPSMVTTDWGRVIAVSSIAGVRGLRGAPAYTASKHGLIGLIRGLSEDYMGGPYTFNALCPGYVDTEIVTRNTAEIAKRAGLSEEDALGTMVRSNRHKRLIKADEIGAAAMWLCGAGSGSVNGQTIEIAGGQV, translated from the coding sequence ATGGAATTGTCAGGCAAACACGCACTCGTCACGGGCGGCGGAACCGGCATCGGTCTGGCTATCGCACAAGCCTTGGCAAGCGCCGGAGCGCAGGTCACAATATCGGGCCGCAGGATCGACGTTTTGCAACAGGTCACGGCCGATGGGCTACATCCGCTGGTCATGGACGTGACCGAACCGCAACAAGTCTTCGAAGGAGTCGAAGCCGCTGTGGCCGCGCGGGGGCCGATCCAGATTTGCGTGCCGAACGCCGGAATCGCGGAAGGCCGCAGCATCACCAAAATGGACCTCGCCTTCTGGCGGCGCACCATGGCGACCAACCTCGACGGGGCAATGCTGACAATTCAGGCCTGCCTGCCATCCATGGTGACAACTGATTGGGGTCGTGTCATCGCAGTATCGTCGATCGCGGGTGTGCGCGGTCTGCGCGGTGCACCCGCCTACACCGCCTCCAAGCACGGGCTGATCGGGCTGATCCGTGGACTGAGTGAGGACTACATGGGCGGCCCCTACACCTTCAACGCGCTCTGCCCCGGATATGTCGACACCGAGATCGTCACCCGCAACACCGCCGAGATTGCCAAACGCGCGGGCCTGTCCGAAGAGGACGCCCTTGGCACTATGGTCCGCTCCAACCGCCACAAACGCCTGATCAAAGCCGACGAGATCGGCGCGGCGGCGATGTGGCTGTGCGGGGCTGGATCAGGCTCGGTCAACGGCCAAACAATCGAAATCGCAGGCGGACAGGTATAA
- the kynU gene encoding kynureninase: MDIFKTTRAMFHLPEGMTYLDGNSLGPLPYAAQDRVDAMIRDQWGEMLITGWNKAGWMEQPSRVGDRVGRLIGAEAGHVVMGDTLSIKVYQALASALELNPDRKVILSDSGNFPSDLYMAEGLIRMLDRGLELRVVAPEEVEAALGEDIAVMMLTQVDYRSGRMHDMARLTDLAHKAGAIAVWDLAHSAGAVPVDVAGANVDFAIGCSYKYLNSGPGGPAFIYVAPRHAEVVNPALSGWLGHAAPFAFDLTYKPGAGIERMRVGTPPVIQLAALEAALDIWDMVDMTDVRARAVELSELFINEVETRCPELTLASPRNAAQRGSQVSFTHSEGYAIMQALIAHGVIGDFRAPDILRFGITPLYVSHDDIMGAATTLQEIMEGRLWDRDAYRIRARVT, translated from the coding sequence ATGGACATCTTCAAGACGACACGCGCCATGTTTCATCTGCCTGAGGGCATGACATATCTGGACGGCAATTCGCTTGGCCCCCTGCCCTACGCCGCGCAGGATCGCGTCGATGCAATGATCCGCGACCAATGGGGCGAGATGTTGATCACCGGTTGGAACAAGGCGGGATGGATGGAGCAGCCCTCCCGCGTGGGTGACCGCGTTGGCAGGCTCATCGGGGCTGAGGCCGGTCACGTGGTTATGGGCGACACCCTGTCGATCAAGGTCTATCAAGCGCTCGCCTCGGCGCTGGAACTGAACCCAGACCGCAAGGTTATCCTGTCCGACAGCGGCAATTTCCCGTCAGACCTTTACATGGCCGAAGGGCTGATCCGTATGCTTGATCGTGGCTTGGAGTTGCGCGTTGTGGCCCCCGAAGAGGTAGAGGCGGCGCTGGGCGAAGACATTGCCGTAATGATGCTGACGCAAGTGGATTACCGGTCGGGGCGGATGCACGACATGGCACGCCTGACGGACCTGGCCCACAAAGCAGGCGCGATTGCGGTCTGGGATTTGGCACACTCGGCTGGGGCGGTGCCGGTGGATGTTGCAGGCGCGAACGTCGATTTCGCCATCGGGTGCAGCTACAAATACCTCAATTCCGGCCCTGGCGGCCCCGCTTTCATCTACGTCGCCCCGCGTCACGCAGAGGTAGTGAACCCCGCCTTATCTGGCTGGCTAGGCCATGCAGCACCGTTTGCCTTCGACCTGACCTACAAACCTGGTGCGGGGATCGAGCGGATGCGCGTCGGCACCCCACCCGTGATCCAGCTTGCCGCGCTGGAGGCCGCACTCGATATTTGGGATATGGTCGATATGACGGATGTCCGCGCCCGCGCCGTCGAGCTGTCGGAGTTGTTCATCAATGAGGTCGAGACCCGCTGTCCCGAACTAACCCTTGCGTCCCCACGCAACGCCGCGCAACGCGGCAGTCAGGTGTCTTTCACGCATTCCGAAGGTTACGCGATCATGCAGGCGCTCATTGCCCACGGGGTCATCGGCGACTTTCGCGCGCCGGACATTCTGCGCTTCGGCATAACCCCTCTTTATGTGAGCCACGATGACATCATGGGCGCCGCCACAACACTGCAAGAGATCATGGAGGGCCGCCTCTGGGACCGCGACGCTTACAGAATTCGCGCCCGCGTGACCTGA
- a CDS encoding formate/nitrite transporter family protein, with translation MAPKSRQQKEKHDRSIEDAQSLGAKLIFEVVRREGEEELERPIRSLMWSGVAAGIMISLSVLGEGIFRTYLPDAPWRHLLENLGYSLGFLVVILGGMQLFTENTITTVLPLMSRPSLRMLGRVARLWAVVLMANVVGAFAIAILYAHTPALPPELLPALMDLSHHATGMPASEGFFRAIPAGMIVAAIVWMLPNSEGFGFWVVLIFTWLIAAGDFTHVVAGSVEMALLMVTGQLTIWPALMGFFFPVLLGNIVGGTVVFSLITYGQVRHELTH, from the coding sequence ATGGCCCCGAAATCCCGGCAACAAAAAGAAAAACACGACCGCTCAATCGAAGACGCCCAAAGCCTTGGAGCGAAATTGATCTTCGAGGTGGTGCGCCGCGAGGGCGAAGAGGAGCTTGAACGCCCGATCCGCTCGCTGATGTGGTCCGGCGTGGCTGCGGGCATCATGATCAGCCTGTCCGTGCTGGGCGAAGGCATATTCCGCACCTACCTCCCTGACGCGCCTTGGCGCCACCTCCTCGAAAATCTGGGTTACTCACTCGGTTTCTTGGTGGTGATCCTCGGGGGAATGCAGCTGTTCACCGAGAACACTATCACCACCGTGCTACCCTTGATGTCACGCCCCAGTCTGCGCATGCTCGGTCGCGTCGCACGGCTCTGGGCGGTGGTTCTGATGGCCAACGTGGTCGGTGCCTTCGCAATCGCGATCCTGTATGCACATACGCCCGCCCTTCCACCGGAATTGCTTCCTGCGTTGATGGATCTCTCCCACCACGCCACAGGAATGCCGGCGAGCGAGGGCTTCTTTCGCGCCATTCCAGCGGGGATGATCGTCGCTGCCATCGTCTGGATGCTGCCCAATTCCGAAGGCTTCGGCTTCTGGGTGGTGTTAATATTCACTTGGCTTATCGCGGCAGGCGACTTCACCCATGTTGTCGCTGGGTCCGTGGAAATGGCGTTACTGATGGTGACAGGTCAGCTCACCATATGGCCCGCGTTGATGGGGTTCTTCTTTCCCGTTCTGCTGGGGAATATTGTTGGCGGAACAGTCGTTTTCTCGCTGATCACCTATGGGCAAGTCCGTCACGAATTGACGCATTAA